In Paralcaligenes sp. KSB-10, the following are encoded in one genomic region:
- a CDS encoding GTP-binding protein, with amino-acid sequence MISSAQPIKLIVIGGYLGSGKTSLLNHILTHSRGKRITVLVNDFGQINIDAALIARRTQEVIALANGCICCTIGGELATALIRLGTATARPEYLIIESSGVSNPGKIAQIGLLDKTYELDSIVVTVDAERIDQHLQDPYVGDMVAQQIRAAHLLLINKIDLIDSATKQKRIGLLKTVSGRQRLIETVNGAIAPELFFSPDFAPGARPEPFSRLADKPLSRVASFSVTTGDFPDKAQLERNLKSLPNEVLRAKGIVYFAADPRAFSVQVVGHRVAIKPVAVGADMARVSVLVFIGLQETMDQSGIESLIRHCD; translated from the coding sequence ATGATCAGCTCGGCCCAGCCCATCAAGCTGATTGTGATCGGCGGCTACCTGGGTTCGGGCAAAACCTCACTCCTGAACCATATACTGACTCACTCTCGGGGCAAGAGAATTACTGTGCTGGTCAACGACTTCGGCCAGATCAATATCGATGCCGCCCTGATCGCCCGCCGCACTCAAGAGGTCATCGCACTGGCCAACGGCTGCATATGCTGCACCATCGGCGGCGAGCTTGCCACCGCACTGATTCGCCTGGGAACGGCCACTGCGCGCCCCGAGTATCTGATTATCGAAAGCAGCGGAGTATCCAACCCGGGGAAAATCGCGCAAATCGGCCTGCTGGACAAAACCTACGAACTTGACAGCATTGTCGTTACAGTCGACGCCGAGCGTATCGACCAGCATCTGCAAGACCCCTACGTCGGAGACATGGTGGCGCAGCAGATCCGCGCCGCACACTTGCTGTTGATCAACAAGATCGACCTGATCGACTCCGCCACCAAACAGAAACGTATCGGCCTTTTAAAAACCGTCAGCGGCCGGCAAAGACTTATCGAAACCGTCAACGGCGCCATCGCTCCGGAATTGTTTTTCTCGCCCGATTTCGCACCGGGCGCCAGGCCGGAGCCCTTTTCCAGGCTGGCGGACAAGCCGTTGAGCCGCGTGGCCAGCTTTTCCGTCACGACGGGCGACTTCCCGGACAAGGCACAACTGGAGCGAAACTTGAAATCCTTGCCCAACGAGGTGCTGCGCGCCAAGGGCATCGTTTATTTTGCCGCCGACCCGCGCGCATTCAGCGTCCAGGTGGTCGGCCATCGCGTCGCGATCAAGCCTGTAGCCGTCGGCGCCGACATGGCGCGCGTATCGGTCCTGGTCTTCATTGGCCTGCAGGAAACCATGGATCAGTCCGGCATCGAAAGCCTGATCAGGCACTGCGACTGA
- a CDS encoding amidohydrolase translates to MSKPVVKVFLARKIITINPAQPCATHIAVRDGKILSLGTADDVKQWGSVEIDTRFADKTLMPGFVEGHCHLMEGSMWSAVYVGYYDRRGPDGKLWSGLKTIESVIGRLAEAQALMGDSGKPLLAWGFDPIFFGDARLSAGELDRVSATRPIVVLHASVHLMNVNSAMLDLAEITGGDEIEGVPLGADGKPTGELQEFAAMLPVYRVIGQGLSIAASENLDSIWNFGRVAQLAGVTTATDLVNDLSEAGNKNLQQVAADPDYPVRLVPAYAPQRSGENNAQRVLDAIGASTDKLRFGLVKLIVDGSIQGFTARLRWPGYFNGSPNGLWLVPPAQLEDLIKTFHCAGLQLHIHTNGDEATEVTLDALERVLDQYPRHDHRHTLQHCQMADAAQFRRMAKLGLCVNLFANHIYYWGDAHYTKTMGPDRANRMDAGGSAIRHGVPVAFHSDAPITPLNPLFTAWCAMQRETAGGRILGESERITLDQALHAITLGAAYTLKLDHQIGSLEIGKFADFAVLEEDPLSIDPARLKDIRVWGTVVAGRMFEAPGKNG, encoded by the coding sequence ATGAGCAAGCCCGTGGTCAAGGTTTTTCTTGCCAGGAAAATCATCACCATCAATCCCGCGCAGCCTTGCGCCACACATATCGCTGTAAGGGACGGCAAGATTCTGTCGCTGGGCACCGCCGACGACGTCAAACAATGGGGCAGCGTCGAGATCGACACTCGTTTTGCCGACAAGACGCTGATGCCCGGCTTTGTGGAAGGCCATTGCCACCTGATGGAAGGATCGATGTGGAGCGCCGTCTATGTCGGCTACTACGATCGCCGCGGCCCCGATGGCAAATTGTGGAGCGGGCTGAAAACCATAGAAAGCGTGATCGGGCGCCTGGCCGAGGCCCAGGCCCTGATGGGCGATTCAGGCAAACCTTTGCTGGCCTGGGGATTCGACCCCATTTTCTTTGGCGATGCACGGTTGAGCGCCGGCGAACTGGATCGCGTTTCCGCCACCCGCCCGATTGTCGTGCTGCATGCCAGCGTGCACCTCATGAATGTGAATTCGGCCATGCTGGATCTGGCCGAAATTACGGGCGGCGACGAAATAGAAGGAGTACCGCTTGGCGCCGATGGCAAACCCACCGGAGAACTGCAAGAGTTTGCCGCCATGCTGCCGGTGTACCGGGTGATAGGCCAGGGCCTGTCGATCGCCGCCAGCGAGAATCTCGATTCAATCTGGAACTTCGGCCGCGTCGCACAACTGGCCGGCGTCACTACCGCCACCGATCTGGTCAACGATTTGTCGGAGGCTGGCAATAAAAATCTGCAGCAAGTCGCGGCCGATCCGGATTATCCGGTCAGGCTGGTTCCGGCCTATGCTCCCCAGCGCAGCGGAGAAAACAACGCACAGCGTGTCCTGGATGCCATCGGCGCCAGCACGGACAAGCTGCGGTTCGGACTCGTCAAGCTTATTGTCGATGGCTCCATCCAGGGCTTTACGGCACGCTTGCGCTGGCCCGGATACTTCAACGGCAGTCCGAATGGATTGTGGCTGGTCCCGCCGGCCCAGCTCGAAGATCTGATCAAGACCTTCCACTGCGCCGGCCTGCAGTTGCACATCCATACCAATGGCGACGAGGCCACCGAAGTGACGCTCGATGCCCTTGAACGCGTGCTGGATCAATACCCGCGGCACGATCACCGCCATACCCTGCAGCACTGTCAAATGGCGGACGCGGCCCAGTTCCGCCGCATGGCCAAGCTAGGCCTGTGCGTCAATCTGTTCGCCAACCATATTTATTACTGGGGCGACGCGCACTACACAAAGACTATGGGGCCCGATCGGGCCAATCGCATGGATGCGGGCGGCAGCGCGATACGCCATGGCGTGCCGGTGGCCTTTCATTCCGATGCGCCCATCACACCGCTCAACCCTCTGTTCACAGCCTGGTGCGCCATGCAGCGCGAAACGGCAGGCGGGCGCATACTGGGCGAATCGGAGCGCATTACCCTGGACCAGGCCTTGCACGCCATCACACTGGGCGCCGCTTATACGCTGAAGCTGGACCACCAGATAGGCAGCCTCGAAATCGGGAAATTCGCCGATTTCGCCGTGCTGGAAGAAGACCCCCTGTCAATCGACCCGGCCCGCCTTAAAGACATACGCGTGTGGGGCACCGTGGTGGCCGGACGGATGTTTGAAGCGCCGGGAAAAAACGGATGA
- a CDS encoding LysR substrate-binding domain-containing protein, with amino-acid sequence MDWTHRIRLRNLKIILSLAQTRNLSHSAAMLNTTQPGLSKWLKDLEEDIGLPLFERHARGLRLTSHGEALVAHAQRIDAQLDRAATDMQVLREGGGGRVVIGASGAAASETAPRAVLELLAQMPQLRVSFVEGTMDRLLTLLGQGDLDIVIGRTTTERYDESSVATEVLYVEPIDLVARPGHPLFELSEIGWSDVRSYRWVVWPRGTPIRNAMDEGLAAVGQELPVDHVESNSVTANITMLNNSDMIGTASHRATLMLARLQLLRILPLELPGYGSVSMYWRKDELHPQSVEAGLACIRRISRDYES; translated from the coding sequence ATGGATTGGACCCATCGCATCCGCTTGCGGAACCTGAAAATCATACTCAGTCTGGCTCAGACGCGGAACCTGAGCCACTCGGCGGCCATGCTCAACACCACGCAGCCGGGCCTGTCCAAATGGTTAAAAGATCTGGAAGAAGACATAGGCCTGCCGCTTTTCGAACGCCATGCCCGCGGCCTGAGGCTGACGTCGCATGGCGAGGCACTGGTGGCTCATGCCCAGCGCATCGATGCCCAGCTGGATCGTGCCGCCACCGATATGCAGGTGCTGCGCGAAGGCGGTGGCGGGCGCGTGGTAATAGGCGCCTCGGGGGCCGCCGCTTCGGAAACCGCACCGCGCGCCGTGCTGGAGCTGTTGGCGCAAATGCCGCAATTGCGGGTCAGCTTTGTCGAGGGCACAATGGATCGCCTGCTGACGCTGCTTGGACAGGGCGATCTGGATATTGTCATAGGGCGCACCACCACCGAACGTTACGACGAATCGAGCGTGGCGACCGAAGTGCTGTACGTGGAACCTATCGATCTGGTGGCGCGGCCCGGCCACCCCTTGTTCGAGTTGTCCGAGATCGGCTGGAGCGATGTGCGCTCTTATCGCTGGGTGGTTTGGCCGCGCGGCACCCCCATACGCAATGCCATGGACGAGGGGCTGGCGGCCGTCGGCCAGGAGTTGCCGGTCGATCATGTCGAGTCCAATTCGGTGACAGCCAATATCACCATGCTGAACAACAGCGATATGATCGGCACCGCCTCGCACCGGGCAACGCTGATGCTTGCCAGATTGCAGCTGTTGCGCATTTTGCCGCTCGAGCTTCCCGGATACGGATCGGTATCCATGTACTGGCGCAAGGATGAACTTCATCCGCAATCCGTCGAGGCGGGGCTGGCATGCATCCGCCGCATTTCGCGTGACTACGAGAGCTGA